The stretch of DNA GATGCTCGGCATCCCGGAAGGCCGCGTGCTGCGGGTCGAAGACGACCTGCGTCAGGCCGTCGCGGTCGCGCAGATCGACGAAGATCAATCCGCCGTGATCGCGGCGGCGATGCACCCAGCCACAGAGCTCTACGGCGGCGCCCGCATCGCTCGCGCGCAGGGCGCCGCACGATCGTCGCGTCATGCGTGACCTCCGGCCGCCATGGCCTCTTTGATGCCGCCGACGTAGTAATACTGTTCGATCAAACGCCGCGCGAAGGGGCTGCGCGGCGCTCGCGTGTCAAAATAACCGAGCACGGTCGGAAGGCTGCTCAAGAGCGTGTGCGCGCCGCGCGAGACCGGGGTCATGCCGAGGTTGAGAAGCACCGAAACGTCCTTGTGCTTGCGGTAGAACCGCACGGCCGAATGCCCCGCGAGACGCATCTTCTCGCGTTGATCCTCGTACGGAACGTCCTGCCAATGGTAGTTCACCGCACCGGGCTCGTACACGATGTCGATGCCGGCGCGCTGCAGCCGGAAGCCGAGCTCGAGATCCTCGTGCCCGTACCCGGTGAAACCTTCGTCGAACGATCCCACGCGTAGCAAGTCCTCTCGCCGCACCGATGCGTTCCCGGTGAGGAAATAGAGCCAAGAAAGATGCTTGCGCGTCGGCGGATGGAGCGCGCCGCGGCGTTCGGGACGATCGCGCTTCTCGAGATACTCGTCGTAGCTGCGAACTTGCACTTCCCAGCCGACGACGGCCAGTCGCCTCCGCGCGCGATGGCGCTCCAGGTGCCGGCGCACGAGATCTTCCGACGCCAGAATGTCCGCGTCGTTGAAGAGAACGACCTCGCCGCTCGCGGCGGCGATGCCGGCGTTGCGCGCCATGGCCCTTCCGCTGTAGGCTCCCGGAAGATGGCGCACGCTCGGGTGTTCCACGCGCAGGGCTGCGA from Candidatus Dormiibacterota bacterium encodes:
- a CDS encoding glycosyltransferase is translated as MPELSVIIPTYNRVETLRHVVPSLLAQDVAPDTYEILVCDSDSSDSTAEFLAALRVEHPSVRHLPGAYSGRAMARNAGIAAASGEVVLFNDADILASEDLVRRHLERHRARRRLAVVGWEVQVRSYDEYLEKRDRPERRGALHPPTRKHLSWLYFLTGNASVRREDLLRVGSFDEGFTGYGHEDLELGFRLQRAGIDIVYEPGAVNYHWQDVPYEDQREKMRLAGHSAVRFYRKHKDVSVLLNLGMTPVSRGAHTLLSSLPTVLGYFDTRAPRSPFARRLIEQYYYVGGIKEAMAAGGHA